The proteins below are encoded in one region of Aquisphaera giovannonii:
- a CDS encoding acyl carrier protein produces the protein MPTYDEIFEKVQTTLVDALGVDEDDVTQQATLQGDLGAESIDFLDIVFRLERNFGIKIPRGELFPENLVQDPEWVADGKLTSKGLDELKSKLPFADLSKFAANPDVENLGDLYTVDMLVQYVQSKLAA, from the coding sequence ATGCCCACATACGATGAGATCTTCGAGAAAGTCCAAACGACCTTGGTGGATGCACTGGGCGTCGACGAGGACGACGTGACGCAGCAGGCGACCCTCCAGGGCGACCTGGGCGCCGAATCGATCGACTTTCTCGATATCGTGTTCCGGCTCGAGCGGAACTTCGGGATCAAGATCCCCCGGGGCGAGCTGTTCCCGGAGAACCTGGTCCAGGATCCGGAGTGGGTCGCCGACGGCAAGCTGACTTCGAAGGGGCTCGACGAGCTCAAGTCGAAGCTCCCGTTCGCCGACCTGAGCAAGTTCGCCGCCAACCCGGACGTCGAGAACCTCGGCGACCTGTACACGGTCGACATGCTCGTCCAGTACGTCCAGAGCAAGCTGGCGGCCTGA
- a CDS encoding 3-hydroxyacyl-ACP dehydratase FabZ family protein, which translates to MRWIWIDKFVEFRSGEFARAVKNLTLAEEHLHDHFPGYPVMPASLIIEGLAQTGGILVGEAGGFAEKVVLAKISRAEFHGVACAGDQLLYEVSVKGIRPDGAIVDAKAFLNGELLADAEIVFAHLDNTRANQIFGPKNFVFTQQLLGVLDLARAQEKSREADASAEPGEAGNGQPVGKQP; encoded by the coding sequence ATGCGCTGGATCTGGATCGATAAGTTCGTCGAGTTCCGCAGCGGGGAGTTCGCCCGCGCGGTCAAGAACCTGACGTTGGCCGAGGAGCACCTCCACGACCACTTCCCCGGCTACCCGGTCATGCCGGCCTCCCTCATCATCGAGGGGCTGGCGCAGACCGGCGGCATCCTGGTCGGCGAGGCCGGCGGATTCGCCGAGAAGGTCGTCCTGGCCAAGATCTCGCGGGCCGAATTCCACGGCGTGGCCTGTGCCGGCGACCAGCTGCTCTACGAAGTCTCGGTCAAGGGGATCCGCCCCGACGGCGCGATCGTGGATGCCAAGGCGTTCCTCAACGGCGAGCTCCTGGCCGACGCCGAGATCGTCTTCGCCCACCTGGACAACACCCGGGCGAACCAGATCTTCGGCCCCAAGAATTTCGTCTTCACGCAGCAGCTGCTGGGCGTGCTGGACCTCGCCCGGGCGCAGGAGAAGTCCCGCGAGGCCGACGCCTCCGCGGAGCCCGGCGAGGCCGGCAACGGCCAGCCGGTGGGCAAGCAGCCCTGA
- a CDS encoding beta-ketoacyl-[acyl-carrier-protein] synthase family protein translates to MLGSERRVVITGLGLITPLGDSPDHIWASIEAGKGAVGPLEAFPVEGLPSRNAAEIRHFDFLKTPALAKARFFKELRKSRKYMARDIQLCVAAAQLAMVDAKLDQGGVDPTRIGIDLGAGLISTELDELAPAIAHATTPSGGFDYGAWGRESIGIIEPYWLLKYLPNMLACHISILMDCQGPSNTITEADASANLAIAEAARIIARGKADVMVTGAADSKIHPLSFIRMSMQNTLSRWEGEPAGACRPFDSHREGTVPGEGAGIVILEEYEHAVARGATIHGEVLGGGSGCDAMPSGGLDPEGNGTAVAIRAAIRDARLTPKDIGHINAHGIGSKVGDLAEARAFHRVFGDDLPPVTSLKGHVGTMASGCGSVELAVSLAGLSRGLIPPTLNCDDPDAACGLDIVRSGPRPTSNRIFVNTNITANGQAAALVIRGIPRESGA, encoded by the coding sequence ATGCTAGGTTCCGAACGTCGCGTGGTCATCACTGGGCTCGGCCTGATCACCCCGCTGGGTGATTCGCCCGACCACATATGGGCGTCCATCGAGGCGGGCAAGGGGGCGGTCGGGCCGCTCGAGGCCTTCCCCGTCGAGGGGCTGCCCAGCCGGAACGCCGCCGAGATTCGGCACTTCGACTTCCTCAAGACCCCGGCCCTGGCCAAGGCGCGATTCTTCAAGGAACTCCGCAAGAGCCGGAAGTACATGGCCCGCGACATCCAGCTCTGCGTCGCGGCGGCCCAGCTCGCCATGGTGGACGCCAAGCTGGATCAGGGGGGCGTGGATCCGACCCGGATCGGGATCGACCTGGGCGCCGGCCTGATCTCCACGGAGCTCGACGAGCTGGCGCCGGCGATCGCCCACGCCACCACGCCCTCCGGGGGGTTCGACTACGGGGCCTGGGGCCGCGAGTCGATCGGGATCATCGAGCCCTACTGGCTGCTCAAGTACCTGCCCAACATGCTCGCCTGCCACATCAGCATCCTCATGGATTGCCAGGGGCCGAGCAACACGATCACCGAGGCGGACGCCTCGGCGAACCTCGCCATCGCCGAGGCCGCCCGGATCATCGCCCGCGGCAAGGCCGACGTGATGGTCACCGGGGCCGCCGACAGCAAGATCCACCCCCTCAGCTTCATCCGGATGTCGATGCAGAACACCCTGTCCCGCTGGGAAGGCGAGCCGGCCGGGGCCTGCCGCCCCTTCGACTCCCACCGGGAGGGGACGGTCCCGGGAGAGGGCGCGGGGATCGTGATCCTGGAGGAGTACGAGCACGCCGTCGCCCGCGGGGCGACGATCCACGGCGAGGTGCTCGGCGGCGGGTCCGGGTGCGACGCCATGCCCTCCGGCGGCCTCGATCCGGAGGGGAACGGGACCGCCGTGGCGATCCGCGCCGCCATCCGCGACGCCCGACTCACGCCGAAGGACATCGGCCACATCAACGCCCACGGCATCGGCTCGAAGGTCGGCGACCTCGCCGAGGCCAGGGCCTTCCATCGGGTGTTCGGCGACGACCTGCCGCCGGTGACCTCCCTCAAGGGGCACGTCGGCACGATGGCTTCGGGCTGCGGCTCCGTGGAGCTCGCCGTCAGCCTGGCCGGCCTGTCCCGCGGCCTGATCCCCCCCACCCTGAACTGCGACGACCCCGACGCGGCCTGCGGGCTCGACATCGTCCGCTCGGGGCCGCGGCCGACCTCGAACCGCATCTTCGTGAACACCAACATCACCGCGAACGGCCAGGCGGCCGCCCTGGTCATCCGGGGCATCCCGCGCGAGTCCGGGGCGTAG
- the fabF gene encoding beta-ketoacyl-ACP synthase II: MRRVVVTGMGMVTPVGRDMESTWSALLEGKSGVGPITHFDASTFATRIAAEVKDFSLASYRPDGDRWNNHSRNTKFAIAAAQMALDDSGILGGSPALDHDRFGVYLGAGEGQQDFPRFVRLVNKATHAEAKGMKVHTSDFTRLGLHELHPLAEAEQEPGTPAAHLANLFGARGVNSNCLTACAASSQALGEAFEMIRADCADVILSGGTHSMIHPFGLTGFILLTALSTRNDEPTRASRPFDRDRDGFILGEGAGMLVLEELEHARARGARIYGEVVGYGSTADAFRITDSHEDGRGAIACLREALDVAGLTPEDIDYINAHGTSTSVNDRIETLAIKKVFGDQAYKVPISSTKSMMGHLIAAAGSVEAIVCLLTIRDGILPPTMNLDHPDSDCDLDYIPHEARRKHVDVALSNSFGFGGQNITLILRRFHD, from the coding sequence ATGCGTCGCGTCGTCGTCACAGGCATGGGCATGGTCACCCCCGTCGGCCGCGACATGGAATCGACCTGGTCCGCGCTCCTGGAAGGGAAGAGCGGCGTCGGCCCCATCACCCACTTCGACGCGAGCACCTTCGCCACGCGGATCGCCGCCGAGGTGAAGGACTTCTCCCTGGCCTCCTACCGCCCGGACGGGGACCGCTGGAACAACCACTCCCGGAACACGAAATTCGCGATCGCCGCGGCCCAGATGGCGCTCGACGATTCGGGCATCCTCGGCGGCTCCCCGGCGCTCGACCACGACCGCTTCGGCGTGTACCTGGGCGCCGGCGAGGGGCAGCAGGACTTCCCCCGCTTCGTCCGGCTCGTCAACAAGGCGACCCACGCCGAGGCCAAGGGCATGAAGGTCCACACCTCGGACTTCACCCGCCTGGGCCTCCACGAGCTCCACCCCCTGGCCGAGGCCGAGCAGGAGCCCGGCACGCCGGCCGCGCACCTGGCCAACCTCTTCGGGGCGCGCGGCGTGAACTCCAACTGCCTGACGGCCTGCGCGGCGAGCTCCCAGGCGCTGGGCGAGGCCTTCGAGATGATCCGGGCCGACTGCGCCGACGTGATCCTCTCGGGCGGCACCCACAGCATGATCCACCCGTTCGGCCTGACGGGCTTCATCCTGCTGACCGCCCTGTCCACCCGGAACGACGAGCCGACCCGCGCCAGCCGCCCGTTCGACCGCGATCGGGACGGCTTCATCCTCGGCGAGGGCGCCGGCATGCTCGTCCTGGAGGAGCTCGAGCACGCCAGGGCCCGGGGCGCCCGGATCTACGGCGAGGTCGTCGGCTACGGCTCCACGGCCGACGCCTTCCGGATCACGGACAGCCACGAGGACGGCCGGGGCGCCATCGCCTGCCTCCGCGAGGCGCTGGACGTCGCCGGGCTCACGCCCGAGGACATCGATTACATCAACGCCCACGGCACCAGCACATCCGTCAACGACCGGATCGAGACGCTGGCGATCAAGAAGGTCTTCGGCGACCAGGCGTACAAGGTCCCGATCTCGAGCACCAAGAGCATGATGGGCCACCTGATCGCCGCGGCGGGCAGCGTGGAGGCGATCGTCTGCCTGCTCACGATCCGGGACGGCATCCTGCCGCCGACCATGAATCTCGACCACCCGGACAGCGACTGCGACCTCGACTACATCCCCCACGAGGCGAGGCGCAAGCATGTGGACGTCGCCCTCTCGAACAGCTTCGGGTTCGGCGGCCAGAACATCACGCTCATCCTCCGACGCTTCCACGACTGA
- a CDS encoding alpha/beta hydrolase: MTALSTTLNILAWGGLIVFAALLAFVVFATLKYGPIIQRIFEVRPVFLPLHVRPEDEGEPVSFEAEGGVALSGSYLRRRTEARAGVLVFCHEYLSDRWSYLPYADHLRDRGFDVFTFDFRNHGTSHRDPGYSPLQWTTTFEVADLRAALRHLRSREDHDRAGFGLVGVSRGGTTALVVGAEQPDVWGVITDGAFPIRGTMTAYILRWAEIYINSKILLRLFPLWLYKLVGYISRRQSERKLRCRFPDVESAARRLAPRPWLAIHGEKDTYIGPDIARNLFNRAGQPKELWIVPGAKHNRCREANPGAYAARQVDFLSRKAPRPLVDPPAADVDPAPHAEPTDVPVHSDRTLTGSRLLPGIVAQVTG; the protein is encoded by the coding sequence GTGACAGCCCTCTCGACCACGCTCAACATCCTCGCATGGGGCGGCCTGATCGTCTTCGCGGCCCTGCTGGCGTTCGTCGTCTTCGCGACCCTGAAATACGGGCCGATCATCCAGCGGATCTTCGAGGTGCGTCCGGTCTTCCTGCCGCTCCACGTCCGGCCGGAGGACGAGGGGGAGCCGGTCTCGTTCGAGGCCGAGGGCGGCGTCGCGCTCTCCGGCTCGTACCTGCGGCGGCGGACCGAGGCCCGCGCGGGGGTCCTCGTCTTCTGCCACGAGTACCTCAGCGACCGCTGGAGTTACCTGCCGTACGCCGACCACCTGCGGGATCGCGGATTCGACGTGTTCACGTTCGACTTCCGCAACCACGGCACGAGCCACAGGGACCCGGGGTACTCCCCCCTCCAGTGGACCACCACCTTCGAGGTCGCGGACCTGCGGGCGGCCCTCCGCCACCTCAGGTCCCGCGAGGACCACGATCGGGCGGGGTTCGGACTGGTCGGGGTGAGCCGGGGGGGGACCACGGCGCTCGTCGTGGGGGCCGAGCAGCCGGACGTCTGGGGCGTGATCACCGACGGCGCGTTCCCCATCCGGGGCACGATGACCGCGTACATCCTGCGCTGGGCGGAAATCTACATCAACAGCAAGATCCTCCTGAGGCTCTTCCCGCTCTGGCTGTACAAGCTCGTCGGCTACATCAGCCGACGCCAGTCCGAGCGCAAGCTGCGTTGCCGGTTCCCGGACGTCGAGTCGGCCGCCCGCCGGCTGGCGCCCCGCCCCTGGCTGGCGATCCACGGCGAGAAGGACACGTACATAGGGCCGGACATCGCGCGGAACCTGTTCAACAGGGCGGGGCAGCCCAAGGAGCTCTGGATCGTCCCCGGCGCGAAGCACAATCGCTGCCGCGAGGCCAATCCGGGGGCCTACGCCGCCCGCCAGGTCGACTTCCTGTCCCGCAAGGCCCCCCGGCCGCTCGTCGATCCCCCGGCGGCCGACGTCGATCCGGCCCCGCATGCCGAGCCGACCGACGTCCCCGTCCACTCGGATCGGACCCTCACCGGGTCGCGGCTCCTCCCCGGCATCGTGGCCCAGGTCACGGGCTGA